In Temnothorax longispinosus isolate EJ_2023e chromosome 10, Tlon_JGU_v1, whole genome shotgun sequence, a single window of DNA contains:
- the LOC139820862 gene encoding uncharacterized protein, whose amino-acid sequence MAGENVRAAVRLYAERFPERERHPGYNVILGCVRRARETGSLMPNWRNAGAPLQRRVVDEERILQIFEDFEDDPENPQRRPTIRRVAGMLGLSQSVVHRVLRQDGLHPYHYQRVQQLLARDAEQRIYYCEGFLAQCRRNALFPDRILWTDEATFTPNGVFNSHNFLLWRGENPHAIRQGAFQYRWSINVWAGIKANRIIGPYILPPRLTGEVYARFLEHELPGLLEDVPLREREELIFQHDGAPAHFSRQARNVLDARYPGRWMGRGGPIIWPARSPDLNVLDYFVWGYIKDLIEHRRGGTEAEVREEILAAFGTITPEMAHRSTRNIIRRAELCIREGGRHFEQFLH is encoded by the exons ATGGCTGGAGAAAACGTCCGTGCCGCCGTTCGACTCTACGCGGAACGATTCCCCGAGCGTGAACGACATCCCGGATACAACGTGATTTTGGGATGTGTCCGACGCGCCAGAGAGACAGGATCTCTTATGCCCAATTGGCGAAATGCTGGTGCGCCGTTGCAACGTCGCGTAGTCGACGAAGAAAGAATCCTCCAAATATTCGAGGATTTCGAGGACGATCCCGAGAACCCCCAGAGACGACCTACCATACGCCGTGTCGCTGGTATGCTTGGTCTCTCCCAAAGCGTCGTACATCGGGTTCTACGTCAGGACGGATTGCACCCGTATCATTATCAACGGGTGCAGCAACTTCTTGCAAGAGATGCAGAGCAGCGCATCTATTATTGTGAAG GGTTCCTCGCGCAGTGTCGGCGGAACGCTCTTTTCCCCGACCGCATCCTGTGGACGGACGAAGCGACCTTCACACCAAATGGAGTGTTTAACtcccataattttttattatggagAGGTGAAAATCCGCACGCCATTCGCCAAGGCGCGTTCCAATATCGCTGGTCGATAAATGTTTGGGCAGGAATAAAAGCGAACCGAATT ATCGGTCCCTACATTCTCCCGCCACGTTTAACCGGGGAAGTTTACGCGCGGTTTCTGGAACATGAGTTGCCCGGTCTTCTCGAAGACGTTCCCCTTCGTGAACGGGAAGAGCTCATTTTCCAGCACGACGGGGCTCCCGCGCATTTTTCGCGACAGGCGCGAAATGTTTTAGACGCGCGATATCCGGGTAGATGGATGGGTCGAGGTGGACCAATAATTTGGCCGGCGCGGTCGCCGGATCTTAACGTGCTCGACTATTTCGTTTGGGGTTACATCAAAGATTTAATCGAGCACAGGCGTGGTGGTACAGAAGCTGAGGTACGAGAAGAAATTCTCGCAGCTTTCGGTACCATCACGCCGGAAATGGCGCACCGCTCGACGCGCAATATCATTCGAAGGGCCGAACTCTGTATACGAGAAGGAGGAAGGCACTTCGAACAgttcttacattaa